One window from the genome of Dermacentor silvarum isolate Dsil-2018 chromosome 7, BIME_Dsil_1.4, whole genome shotgun sequence encodes:
- the LOC119457923 gene encoding proline-rich proteoglycan 2-like isoform X2: MRTLFFTFLTYYAIVCFVPRDGKAASSSRGCLKMPTEDDDCESPTDKWYYNQQEGTCANFMYGDCPAEGNKFDSKEECQNTCKNAGAGQHKGDPGSGAVKGSRGRQRPSRPSDSSQENAGRGPRRRGKQGSEEGEPGGHQGGRRPSKFGGSTGGHNRPTHQIPIRRKKPAGGQRRRPPQGSEENDTGTSSESVKGHGGNRRPPMPSGPYRPKPPKRTRPNYPRPGGGTKHRPPPPQRGPTHATCAARLRRGNCDDNEGMWFNDGAFFTCARVPPGNCPTVGSFFESCEECMRKCRPHQLRTCQYKT, translated from the exons GTAAAGCAGCGTCATCGAGCCGAGGTTGCTTAAAGATGCCAACAGAAGATGATGACTGTGAAAGTCCAACCGATAAGTGGTATTATAATCAACAGGAAGGAACATGTGCGAATTTCATGTATGGAGATTGTCCAGCTGAAGGCAATAAATTTGACAGCAAGGAAGAATGCCAAAATACTTGCAAAA ACGCAGGAGCTGGACAACATAAGGGGGACCCCGGCAGTGGGGCTGTTAAGGGCTCCAGAGGTCGTCAGAGACCATCGAGGCCAAGTGATTCAAGCCAGGAGAACGCGGGCAGAGGGCCTAGGCGTCGCGGAAAACAAG GATCAGAAGAAGGTGAGCCGGGTGGACACCAGGGTGGCAGAAGGCCGTCCAAGTTCGGCGGTTCTACAGGGGGACACAATCGGCCAACACATCAAATCCCCATTCGAAGGAAAAAACCCGCCGGTGGACAAAGGCGGCGGCCACCCCAAG GATCCGAAGAAAATGACACGGGCACCAGCAGCGAGTCTGTGAAAGGACACGGGGGCAACCGACGGCCACCGATGCCGAGCGGACCGTACAGGCCGAAACCACCTAAGCGAACTAGACCAAATTACCCTAGACCCGGCGGTGGAACAAAACATCGGCCACCACCAC ctcagCGAGGTCCGACCCACGCAACCTGTGCAGCAAGACTAAGAAGGGGAAATTGCGATGATAACGAGGGCATGTGGTTTAATGATGGAGCATTCTTCACTTGCGCTCGTGTGCCACCAGGAAACTGCCCTACCGTCGGATCCTTCTTCGAAAGCTGTGAGGAGTGCATGCGGAAATGCCGCC CACACCAGCTCCGTACCTGCCAGTACAAGACCTGA